From a single Leptidea sinapis chromosome 1, ilLepSina1.1, whole genome shotgun sequence genomic region:
- the LOC126965970 gene encoding threonylcarbamoyladenosine tRNA methylthiotransferase has product MPAAFAEFIDDIEDLVSSQDITPKERYASRKSVSVRSKKREIKEYESAEKVILESVVPGTQTIYVKTWGCAHNNSDSEYMAGLLAAHGYKLTEDKWQAQLWLLNSCTVKNPSEDHFKNEIMLGQSRGIHVVVAGCVPQGAPRSSYLQGLSVVGVQQIDRIVEIVEETLKGHTVRLFGSKKTGEGRKAGGASLLLPKVRKNPLIEIISINTGCLNQCTYCKTKHARGELGSYPPDEIVERARQSFKEGVCEIWLTSEDTGTYGRDIGTSLPELLWRLVEVIPEGCRLRLGMTNPPYILEHLDQMARIMHHPRVYKFLHVPVQSGSDQVLADMKREYTRADFERVVEFLRERVEGITIATDIICGFPTETAADFDQTMSLCRRHRFPSLFINQFFPRPGTPAANMTRVPSQEVKKRTKELSEFFRSYEPYGHKIGQIQEVLVTDVSHDKNYFVAHNEFYEQVLVPKEERYMGKMLTVRICSASKFSMVGEVIDKPKMAGLVRPLRKGEVSGVKSERGVSVPIVVLLLAVFARLLWIFLL; this is encoded by the exons ATGCCAGCTGCATTTGCAGAATTTATAGATGATATTGAGGATTTGGTGTCTTCTCAGGATATCACACCGAAAGAACGATATGCGAGTAGAAAAAGTGTCAGCGTCAGATCAAAAAAGCGTGAAATTAAAGAGTACGAAAGCGCTGAAAAAGTGATTCTTGAAAGTGTTGTTCCTG gtaCTCAAACAATATATGTCAAGACATGGGGCTGTGCTCACAACAATTCAGATTCCGAGTACATGGCTGGTTTATTAGCAGCTCATGGCTATAAGCTCACAGAAGACAAGTGGCAGGCACAACTGTGGCTTCTTAATTCTTGTACTGTTAAAAATCCTTCAGAAGACCactttaa GAATGAGATAATGCTGGGACAGAGTCGCGGCATCCATGTAGTGGTGGCGGGGTGCGTGCCTCAGGGGGCACCTCGCTCTTCCTACCTACAGGGTCTCAGTGTAGTGGGGGTGCAACAGATCGATAGAATTGTTGAAATTGTTGAGGAAACACTAAAAG GGCACACAGTACGCCTGTTCGGATCAAAAAAGACAGGGGAAGGTCGAAAAGCCGGCGGTGCCTCATTACTCTTACCCAAAGTACGCAAGAACCCGCTGATTGAGATCATTTCGATCAACACCGGCTGTCTCAACCAGTGCACGTACTGCAAGACAAAACACGCGCGGGGAGAACTGGGCAGTTACCCGCCCGATGAGATCGTGGAGAGGGCGCGACAGTCCTTCAAGGAAGGTGTCTGCGAAATATGGCTGACGAGTGAAGATACTG GAACGTACGGTCGTGACATCGGCACCTCGCTGCCGGAGCTGCTGTGGAGGCTGGTTGAGGTGATCCCCGAGGGCTGCCGGCTGCGGCTGGGCATGACCAACCCGCCCTACATCCTGGAGCATCTCGACCAGATGGCCAGAATCATGCACCATCCTCGAGTCTATAA GTTCCTCCACGTGCCGGTTCAGTCAGGCAGTGACCAGGTGCTGGCTGACATGAAGAGGGAGTACACCCGGGCTGACTTCGAGAGGGTGGTGGAATTCTTAAGGGAGAG AGTAGAGGGCATCACGATCGCCACGGACATAATCTGCGGGTTCCCCACGGAGACGGCGGCCGACTTCGATCAGACCATGTCTCTGTGTCGCCGCCACCGGTTCCCCTCGCTCTTCATCAACCAGTTCTTCCCGCGCCCGGGCACACCTGCCGCCAACATGACGCGA GTTCCTAGTCAAGAAGTTAAAAAACGAACGAAAGAACTTTCAGAATTCTTTCGATCATACGAACCGTACGGCCACAAGATAGGACAGATACAAGAAGTGCTAGTCACGGACGTTTCTCAcgacaaaaattatttcgtggCCCACAACGAGTTTTACGAACAAGTGCTCGTGCCCAAAGAGGAGAGATACATGGGCAAGATGTTGACGGTTCGTATCTGCAGCGCGAGTAAGTTCTCAATGGTCGGTGAGGTCATAGACAAACCAAAGATGGCGGGGCTGGTGCGGCCGCTGAGGAAGGGAGAGGTGTCCGGCGTTAAGAGCGAGAGAGGTGTGTCCGTGCCGATAGTAGTGTTGTTATTAGCGGTGTTTGCGAGGTTGTTgtggatatttttattataa